One window of Papaver somniferum cultivar HN1 chromosome 9, ASM357369v1, whole genome shotgun sequence genomic DNA carries:
- the LOC113307931 gene encoding serine/threonine-protein phosphatase BSL3-like codes for MEVDDSTSSEIDRDPVQNQDPNSPSSSIDNNNNKHGGGGGEVLSGGNDEQIPSGASTPTMAETQQQSSSSSSVVGPRPAPSYTVVNALMDKKEDGPGSRCGHTLTAVSAVGEEGTPGYIGPRLILFGGATALEGNSAASGPPTSGPPPAAAGIRLAGATADVHCYDVLSNKWSRLVPLGEQPSPRAAHVATAVGTMVVIQGGIGPAGLSAEDLHVLDLTQQRPRWHRVIVQGPGPGPRYGHVMALVGQRFLLAIGGNDGKRPLADVWALDTAAKPYEWRKLEPEGEGPPPCMYATASARSDGLLLLCGGRDANSVPLASAYGLAKHRDGRWEWAIAPGVSPSPRYQHAAVFVNARLHVSGGALGGGRMVEDSSSVAVLDTAAGVWCDTKAVVTTPRTGRYSADAAGGDAAVELTRRCRHAAAAIGDHVFIYGGLRGGVLLDDLLAAEDQAAAETTSAASHAAAAAAASNVQSGRLTGRYGFLDERSRQAEASPDGGAVVLGSPVAPPVNGDMYTDISTDNALLPRRPKGVEYLVEASAAEAEAISAALAAAKARQVNGEVEQSPDRGDRGAEATPSGKQMSTIKMQDSPMSNIIPAPGVRLHHRAVVVAAETGGALGGMVRQLSIDQFENEGRRVSYGTPESATAARKLLDRQMSINSVAKKVIAHLLKPRGWKPPVRRQFFLDCNEIAELCDCAERIFSTEPTVLKIKAPVKIFGDLHGQFGDLMRLFDEYGSPSTAGDISYIDYLFLGDYVDRGQHSLETIALLLALKVEYQQNVHLIRGNHEAADINALFGFRIECIERMGERDGIWAWHRINRLFNWLPLAALIEKKIICMHGGIGRSINHIEQIESLQRPITMEAGSVVLMDLLWSDPTENDSVEGLRPNARGPGLVTFGPDRVMEFCNNNDLQLIVRAHECVMDGFERFAQGHLITLFSATNYCGTANNAGAILVLGRDLVVVPKLIHPLPPAVTSPEASPERHVDDTWMQELNANRPPTPTRGRPQTANDRGSLAWI; via the exons ATGGAGGTTGACGATTCAACATCATCAGAAATCGATCGGGATCCGGTTCAAAATCAAGACCCTAATTCACCATCTTCTTCTAttgataataataacaataaacatggtggtggtggtggtgaagtgctTAGTGGTGGTAATGATGAGCAAATACCATCTGGTGCATCAACACCAACCATGGCAGAAACACAacaacaatcttcttcttcgtcttctgttGTTGGACCAAGACCAGCTCCATCTTATACAGTGGTTAATGCTTTAATGGATAAGAAAGAGGATGGACCAGGTTCAAGGTGTGGTCATACTTTAACAGCAGTTTCAGCCGTCGGAGAAGAAGGTACACCTGGTTATATTGGTCCTCGTCTTATCCTATTTGGTGGTGCTACTGCTCTTGAAGGCAATTCTGCTGCTTCTGGTCCTCCTACTTCTGGTCcacctcctgctgctgctggcaTTC GTCTAGCTGGTGCAACTGCTGATGTCCACTGTTACGATGTGTTGTCCAATAAATGGTCTAG GCTTGTCCCATTGGGAGAACAACCGTCACCAAGGGCAGCACATGTGGCAACTGCTGTGGGTACTATGGTGGTTATTCAG GGTGGAATCGGTCCAGCAGGTTTGTCTGCGGAGGATCTTCACGTGCTCGACCTTACACAACAACGACCACGATGGCACAG GGTTATTGTTCAAGGTCCTGGACCAGGGCCACGTTATGGACATGTCATGGCTCTTGTTGGGCAAAGATTTCTTTTGGCAATTGGTGGAAATGATG GTAAAAGGCCTTTAGCTGATGTTTGGGCACTGGACACAGCTGCTAAGCCTTACGAATGGCGTAAGTTGGAACCTGAAGGGGAAGGTCCTCCTCCGTGCAT GTACGCAACTGCTAGTGCACGTTCTGATGGTCTTCTTTTGCTTTGCGGAGGGAGGGATGCGAACAGTGTG CCATTAGCGAGTGCATATGGTCTTGCAAAACATAGAGATGGGCGTTGGGAATGGGCAATTGCGCCTGGTGTCTCGCCATCTCCACGATACCAACATGCAGCA GTTTTTGTTAATGCACGGCTTCATGTGTCCGGAGGTGCACTTGGTGGTGGGCGCATGGTTGAAGACTCATCAAGTGTTGCAG TGCTGGATACTGCAGCTGGAGTCTGGTGTGACACAAAAGCCGTTGTGACAACCCCCAGGACTGGCAGATATAGTGCTGATGCAGCTGGTGGAGATGCTGCTGTTGAGTTGACGAGACGTTGTAGGCATGCAGCTGCTGCTATTGGAGACCATGTTTTCATTTATGGTGGACTTCGTGGTG GGGTGTTGCTGGATGACCTTCTTGCTGCTGAAGATCAAGCTGCCGCTGAAACAACAAGTGCAGCTTCACATGCAGCTGCAGCAGCTGCAGCATCTAATGTACAGTCAGGGAGATTAACCGGAAGATATGGGTTTCTTGATGAAAGATCGAGGCAAGCAGAAGCAAGTCCAGATGGTGGCGCTGTTGTGTTGGGAAGTCCTGTAGCTCCTCCTGTGAATGGAGATATGTACACCGATATAAGCACTGACAATGCCTTGCTTCCAAG GAGACCGAAAGGCGTTGAGTACTTGGTAGAAGCCTCAGCAGCGGAGGCCGAGGCTATTAGTGCTGCCCTAGCCGCAGCTAAAGCCCGACAAGTTAATGGAGAAGTTGAGCAGTCACCAGATAGGGGTGACCGTGGGGCAGAAGCTACCCCAAGCGGAAAACAAATGTCTACAATTAAAATGCAAGATTCTCCTATGTCAAATATCATCCCTGCTCCTGGCGTTCGGCTACACCACAGAGCT GTGGTTGTAGCTGCAGAGACTGGGGGAGCTCTAGGTGGTATGGTCAGGCAGCTTTCAATTGATCAGTTTGAAAATGAAGGCAGGAGGGTTAGCTATGGAACTCCTGAGAGCGCCACAGCGGCTAGGAAGCTATTGGATAGACAAATGTCTATCAATAGTGTGGCTAAGAAG GTAATTGCACATCTTCTGAAGCCTCGTGGTTGGAAGCCCCCTGTACGCAGGCAATTTTTCTTAGATTGTAATGAAATTGCCGAGCTTTGTGATTGTGCGGAACGAATATTTTCTACTGAACCAACTGTTCTAAAAATCAAAGCTCCTGTGAAGATATTTGGTGATTTGCATGGGCAGTTTGGGGATCTCATGCGCCTGTTTGATGAGTATGGATCTCCGTCAACTGCTGGAGACATATC ATATATTGACTATCTCTTCTTGGGTGATTATGTTGATCGGGGCCAACACAGTTTAGAAACTATAGCCCTTCTGCTTGCTTTGAAG GTCGAGTATCAACAAAATGTACATCTAATTCGGGGAAACCATGAAGCTGCAGACATCAATGCTTTATTTGGCTTTCGGATTGAGTGCATAGAGCGAATG GGTGAGCGGGACGGAATATGGGCTTGGCATCGCATAAACCGGTTGTTTAATTGGCTTCCTCTGGCAGCCCTAATCGAAAAGAAAATCATTTGCATGCACGGTGGCATCGGGAGGTCAATTAATCACATAGAACAAATAGAGAGCCTTCAACGTCCTATTACAATGGAAGCGGGTTCAGTTGTTCTTATGGATTTATTATG GTCCGACCCTACAGAGAATGATAGTGTTGAAGGGCTGCGGCCAAATGCCAGAGGTCCTGGTTTGGTTACTTTTGGG CCTGACCGGGTTATGGAGTTCTGCAATAACAATGATCTCCAGTTGATTGTGCGCGCACATGAGTGTGTAATGGATGGTTTTGAACGTTTCGCTCAGGGACATTTGATAACTCTTTTCTCGGCTACCAATTATTGTG GTACTGCAAATAATGCAGGAGCTATCCTAGTTCTTGGAAGAGACCTTGTGGTCGTTCCAAAACTCATTCATCCTTTACCACCAGCAGTTACGTCACCGGAGGCATCACCAGAGCGCCATGTAGATGATACATGGATGCAG GAGCTTAATGCTAATAGACCACCTACACCAACCAGAGGTCGGCCTCAAACTGCAAATGATCGTGGTTCTCTTGCTTGGATTTAA
- the LOC113312361 gene encoding probable xyloglucan endotransglucosylase/hydrolase protein 25, giving the protein CRSSFTFMNLSSYKCIALASQFNNEIDLSWGGDRAKFIDNGNLLQLSLDQISGAGFQTKNEYLFGKIAMQIKVVPGNSAGTVTAYYLSSSGSTHDEIDFEFLGNVSGEPYILHTNIYTQGKGEREQQFYLWFDPRLDFHTYSILWNEHRIIFSVDGTPIRVFRNAEHLGVPYPKSQPMRLYSSLWCADNWATKGGIVKTDWSRAPFVASYRAFKTDACTYSAGKSSCSLPLVKGRWWNHQALSNGHLRKLQWVQRNYMIYNYCTDYKRFPQGVPPECKLNN; this is encoded by the exons TGCCGATCTTCTTTTACATTCATGAATCTTTCTAGCTATAAATGCATAGCATTAGCCT CTCAATTTAATAACGAAATCGATCTATCTTGGGGTGGTGATCGTGCTAAATTCATTGATAATGGAAATCTTTTACAACTTTCCCTGGATCAAATATCTGGTGCAGGATTCCAAACAAAAAATGAATATTTATTTGGCAAAATAGCTATGCAAATCAAAGTTGTACCGGGTAATTCAGCCGGCACAGTCACTGCTTACTACTTGTCTTCGTCAGGGAGTACACATGACGAGATAGATTTCGAGTTTCTTGGGAATGTTAGTGGAGAGCCTTATATTCTTCATACAAATATTTATACACAAGGGAAGGGTGAACGCGAACAGCAATTCTATCTTTGGTTTGATCCCAGACTGGACTTCCATACTTACTCGATCCTCTGGAATGAACATCGGATAATCTTCTCAGTAGATGGCACACCCATCAGGGTCTTCAGAAATGCTGAACATTTAGGAGTTCCCTACCCGAAATCCCAACCCATGCGTCTTTACTCAAGTCTTTGGTGTGCTGACAACTGGGCCACAAAGGGCGGAATTGTTAAGACTGACTGGAGTCGAGCCCCATTCGTCGCTTCATATCGAGCATTTAAAACAGACGCATGCACGTACTCAGCCGGAAAGTCATCGTGTTCTTTGCCACTGGTGAAAGGAAGATGGTGGAATCATCAAGCGCTCAGCAATGGGCATCTACGGAAACTGCAATGGGTGCAAAGAAATTACATGATTTATAATTACTGCACTGATTATAAGCGATTCCCTCAAGGAGTACCACCTGAATGCAAGCTAAATAATTAA
- the LOC113313587 gene encoding syntaxin-121-like, whose translation MNDLLAGSFARFRSDDVEQGGGGGGNIQMGGGGGTVVGVNLDKFFEDVESIKDELKEVERIHQKLSDANEESKTSHNAKSIKEIRSRMDSDISLALKKAKLIKVRLEALDRANASNRSFPGCGPGSSSDRTRTSVVNGLRKKLKDSMDNFNSLREKISSEYKDTVKRRYYTVTGENPADSIVDNLISTGESESFLQKAIQEQGRGRVLDTISEIQERHDAVKEVEKGLHDLHQVFLDMAVLVEVQGEQLDDIESHVARANSFVRGGTEQLVTAKKHQRSTRKWTCYAVILLLVVILVITLPIVLRGGGGSNAAPSNTVTPPPSPPAS comes from the coding sequence atgaatgattTGTTAGCAGGATCGTTTGCTAGATTCAGAAGCGATGATGTTGaacaaggtggtggtggtggtggaaatatACAGatgggaggaggaggaggaacagTGGTAGGTGTAAACCTAGACAAATTCTTTGAAGATGTTGAAAGTATTAAAGATGAATTAAAAGAAGTTGAAAGAATACATCAAAAACTTTCAGATGCAAATGAAGAAAGCAAAACAAGTCATAATGCTAAATCAATCAAAGAAATAAGATCTCGTATGGATTCAGACATTTCATTAGCTTTGAAAAAAGCTAAACTCATTAAAGTTCGATTAGAAGCATTAGATCGAGCAAACGCATCAAATCGAAGCTTCCCAGGTTGCGGACCAGGTAGTTCATCAGATCGGACAAGAACATCAGTCGTTAATGGACTCCGCAAAAAACTCAAAGATTCAATGGATAATTTCAATTCTCTCCGTGAAAAGATTTCATCAGAGTACAAAGATACAGTCAAGAGACGATACTACACGGTTACTGGAGAAAATCCAGCTGATTCAATTGTTGATAACTTGATTTCGACTGGGGAAAGTGAATCGTTTTTACAGAAAGCGATTCAGGAACAAGGAAGAGGAAGAGTTTTAGATACTATAAGTGAAATTCAAGAAAGACATGATGCTGTTAAGGAAGTGGAGAAAGGATTACATGATTTACATCAAGTATTTTTAGATATGGCTGTGTTAGTTGAAGTACAAGGTGAACAATTAGATGATATTGAAAGTCATGTTGCTAGAGCTAATTCATTTGTTAGAGGTGGAACTGAACAATTGGTAACTGCTAAGAAACATCAAAGAAGTACTAGGAAATGGACTTGTTATGCTGTTATACTGCTTCTGGTTGTGATTCTGGTTATTACTCTTCCAATTGTTCTTAGAGGCGGCGGCGGCAGCAACGCCGCCCCCAGTAATACTGTTACTCCTCCTCCTTCTCCTCCTGCTTCATAG